In the genome of Candidatus Phytoplasma solani, the window TATCTCAATTTATGGATCAAATCAACCCTTTAGCTGAGTTAACACAAAAAAGAAGAGTTTCTGCTTTAGGTGTTGGTGGAATTAACCGTGATCGTGCCGGTGTTGAAGTAAGAGATGTTCATAATTCTCATTATGGCAGGTTATGTCCCATTGAAACTCCAGAAGGTCCTTCTATTGGGCTTATTACTTCACTTTCTACTTATGCTAAAGTTGATAATTATGGTTTTATCCAAACCCCCTTTTTTAAAGTTTTTGTTGAAAACGGAATAATGAAAATTTCTAATCAAATAGAATATTTAACAGCTGATCAAGAAAAAGAAGAAATTATCGCTTCAGCTGGTTTTGAGTTAAATTTAGACAACACTTTTAAAAATAAAAAGGTAATCGCTAGAAAAAATGGAGAAACAGGAATTTATAAAAGAGAACAAATCACTTATACTGATATTTCCCCTAAACAAATTGTTTCTATAGCTACTGCATCAATTCCTTTTTTAGAACATAATGACGCTTCTAGAGCTTTAATGGGTGCCAATATGCAACGTCAAGCGGTCCCTTTGTTAATTTCTGAATCTCCTATTGTCGGAACAGGAATTGAATACCGTGCAGCTAAAGACTCAGGTTCTTTAATTATAGCTTCAGAACCTGGCTTTGTTACTTATGTTGATGGCCAAAAAATTATTATTACTAAAAAACCAAATCAAAAAATTGTCTTAGGTCAAAAAACTCTTTTTGATCCCGAAAAAGAATTTAATTACGAAACAGCCAAAACCTTGTACGACTATCAAATAAAAGATTATCAAACAACATATGTTTTAACAAATTTTGCTAAATCTAATCAAGATACTTTAATTTTGCAAAAACCAATTGTAGTTTTAGGAGAGTATATCCAAAAAAACGATATTTTAGTTGATGGTCCTTCAACTTATCAAGGAGAATTAGCTCTTGGCAGAAATGTTACAGTTGCTTTTATGACTTGGGAAGGATATAATTATGAAGATGCCATTATTATGTCAGAAGATTTAGTTAAAAATGATGTTTACACTTCCATTCATATGGATAAATATGAAGTTCAAACTCGAGAATTAAAAAAAGGTAGTGGGCAAGAAGAAATAACTCGTGAAGTTCCTAATGTTGGGGCTGATGCCATTAAAAACCTTGATGAAAGAGGAATTATTATTCCTGGTTCAGAAGTTAAAGAAGGTGATATTTTAGTAGGAAAAATTACTCCTCAAGGTAATGTTGAACCTACACCTTATGAAAAATTAATTCAAATAGTTATTGGTGAAAAAGCTCGCAAATATAAAGACTCTTCTTTAAGAGTACCTTATGGAGAAGGTGGCGTTGTTCAAAGTGTTCACTATTTTTCTAGAAAAAATGGCGATATTTTGCCATCTGGTGTGAATGAAAATATTCGTGTCTTTATTGCCAAAAAACGCAAAATTAGTGAAGGCGATAAGATGGCTGGTCGTCATGGCAATAAAGGAGTAATTTCTCGTATTTTACCTAAAGAAGATCTTCCTTTTATGGAAGATGGAACTCCAATTGACATTATGTTAAATCCTTTAGGTGTTCCTAGTAGGATGAATATTGGTCAAATTTTAGAAATTCATTTAGGGATGTCAGCTAAACAACTCGGCATCAAAGTAGCTACTCCTGTTTTTGATGGAGTTGATGTTTTGGACTTGAAAGAAATTATGCAAGAAGCTAATTTAGAACTTGATGGTAAAAAGGTTTTATATGATGGAAGAACAGGTGAACCTTATGATAGCCGTATTTCTGTGGGAGTAATGTATATGATTAAATTATCACATATGGTTGATGATAAATTGCACGCTCGTAATGTTGGTCCTTACACTTTGGTGACTCAACAACCTATGGGAGGAAAAGTTCAAAATGGAGGACAAAGATTTGGTGAAATGGAAGTTTGGGCTCTTTATGCTTATGGAGCAGCCCATACTTTGCAAGAAATTCTAACAGTTAAAAGTGATGATATTATTGGCAGAAACAAAACATACAGTGCTATTGTCCAAGGAAATTCTTTACCTAAGCCAAACATTCCAGAAAGCTTTCGGGTTTTTATTAAAGAATTACAATCTTTAGGGTTATATGTGGAACTTATCAAAACAGATACTAAAGAAAATGAAGTTAATAAATCCTTAATTGATTACAAAAAGGAAGGTTATAATTAAAAGATGAGTGATACTCAATTATTTAGATCAATAGAAACTCTAAATTTTTCTGCTCAAACTTTGGAAAAATTAAAACTTTCAGGAATCAATAATTTGGAAGATTTTAATACTTTTTCTTTAGAAGAACTAAGGTTTTTGCTACAAGAAACTTTTTTAGAAGTTTTGCCTATTTTGAAGCAATTTGCTTTACCACGTGATTTAAAAAATTTAAATTTAAATAATGATATTATTGAAAAATTTGCTCTTTTAGGTATTTATGATTTTGAACAACTTTTAAAAACAGAAATATCAATCTTGCATCAAACTTTTGAATCTGATCATATTTCTTGGCAAA includes:
- a CDS encoding DNA-directed RNA polymerase subunit beta, whose product is MAYKNVKYGKKAERRNYSKIIYDVDLPNLIEIQNQSFDWFLKHGIKELLQDFCPIESYNGDLKIYFDDYYFTEPKYNIEESKTKDISYVVQLFVKTTLENVLTGETKQSNILLTELPLMTDTGTFIINGKERVVVSQIVRSASVYYSSNFDVKLNRNLYSGQVIPARGAWIEYEEGSKEILYVKLDRSKKIPLSNFIYALGFDNREIIENVFGQNPILNSFFEKESDMDTGNALIELYSKIRQGEKVPFDTARDFIRTRLFDQKKYDLAIVGRYKFNKKLDALARAEKTYLVHDFINPETKEVIFPKHEFLTKEKIEILKQNRHFLLKELFDIQHNLENETDEEILTYKKDFQKKELYIKTNILNVRTGEVIFVKDTLVTPEVINYLRQNIQLLDEKVIKFFLGSKDIYQKELERTGVFNEILEVYLSKDEHDNLYHKVKIIGNDQRETKKHITLSDIIASISYYLNLYENIGCVDDIDHLGNRRLRLIGELLKNQFRIGLIRAEKNIKDMISVNKFNEVGPGDLVNFTFLNSVIKTFFANSRLSQFMDQINPLAELTQKRRVSALGVGGINRDRAGVEVRDVHNSHYGRLCPIETPEGPSIGLITSLSTYAKVDNYGFIQTPFFKVFVENGIMKISNQIEYLTADQEKEEIIASAGFELNLDNTFKNKKVIARKNGETGIYKREQITYTDISPKQIVSIATASIPFLEHNDASRALMGANMQRQAVPLLISESPIVGTGIEYRAAKDSGSLIIASEPGFVTYVDGQKIIITKKPNQKIVLGQKTLFDPEKEFNYETAKTLYDYQIKDYQTTYVLTNFAKSNQDTLILQKPIVVLGEYIQKNDILVDGPSTYQGELALGRNVTVAFMTWEGYNYEDAIIMSEDLVKNDVYTSIHMDKYEVQTRELKKGSGQEEITREVPNVGADAIKNLDERGIIIPGSEVKEGDILVGKITPQGNVEPTPYEKLIQIVIGEKARKYKDSSLRVPYGEGGVVQSVHYFSRKNGDILPSGVNENIRVFIAKKRKISEGDKMAGRHGNKGVISRILPKEDLPFMEDGTPIDIMLNPLGVPSRMNIGQILEIHLGMSAKQLGIKVATPVFDGVDVLDLKEIMQEANLELDGKKVLYDGRTGEPYDSRISVGVMYMIKLSHMVDDKLHARNVGPYTLVTQQPMGGKVQNGGQRFGEMEVWALYAYGAAHTLQEILTVKSDDIIGRNKTYSAIVQGNSLPKPNIPESFRVFIKELQSLGLYVELIKTDTKENEVNKSLIDYKKEGYN